From a region of the Gordonia sp. PP30 genome:
- a CDS encoding IS256 family transposase, with protein sequence MTRDHSALFAQLDALASADSGAVFAELIRAGLQSLIEAEAAGKIGAGRYQRSVDRCTHRNGHRAKTISTTSGDVSVKIPKLRSGSFFPSLLEKRRRVDQALHAVIMEAYVHGVSTRNVDDLVRALGVDTGISKSEVSRICGGLDEQITAFRQRSLTHTEFPYIFCDATFCKVRVGAHVVSQALVVATGVSAAGTREVLGTAVGDSESFEFWREFLASLKARGLTGVHLVISDAHAGLKAAVAQQFTGAAWQRCRVHFMRNLHGVVPGKQGPVVTAAVRTIFAHTDPADLSAQWDQVADSLAASFPKVAAMMNQAKPDVLAFSAFPQTHWQKIWSNNPIERLNKEIKRRADVVEIFPNPAAFLRLATAVVIEAHDEWQVTRRYFSDVSMADLRRTIAAKQQSLTNGQPEPATTDQQIA encoded by the coding sequence ATGACCCGCGACCATTCTGCCCTGTTCGCTCAGCTCGATGCTCTTGCCTCCGCCGATTCCGGTGCGGTGTTCGCTGAGCTGATCCGTGCGGGCTTGCAATCGCTCATCGAGGCCGAAGCGGCCGGGAAGATCGGTGCCGGCCGTTACCAGCGCAGTGTTGATCGTTGCACCCACCGCAACGGGCACCGCGCCAAGACGATCTCGACGACTTCCGGGGATGTATCGGTGAAGATCCCCAAGCTCCGGTCGGGGTCGTTCTTCCCATCCCTACTGGAGAAGCGGCGACGGGTCGATCAGGCATTGCATGCGGTGATCATGGAGGCCTACGTCCACGGCGTCTCTACCCGCAATGTCGATGATCTGGTGCGCGCCCTCGGCGTCGATACCGGGATCTCCAAGTCCGAGGTCTCCCGGATCTGTGGTGGCCTCGATGAGCAGATCACCGCGTTCCGGCAGCGTTCGCTCACCCACACCGAGTTTCCCTACATCTTCTGCGACGCCACGTTCTGCAAAGTGCGGGTCGGCGCCCACGTGGTCTCCCAAGCCCTGGTCGTAGCAACCGGGGTCTCAGCGGCCGGAACCCGTGAAGTCCTCGGTACCGCTGTGGGAGATAGTGAATCGTTCGAGTTCTGGCGCGAGTTCCTGGCCTCCCTCAAAGCCCGAGGCCTGACCGGCGTGCATCTGGTGATCTCCGACGCGCACGCCGGACTCAAAGCCGCCGTCGCCCAGCAGTTCACCGGCGCGGCCTGGCAACGCTGCCGCGTGCATTTCATGCGGAACCTGCACGGGGTCGTCCCCGGTAAACAGGGCCCGGTCGTGACCGCGGCAGTCCGCACGATCTTCGCTCACACCGATCCGGCCGACCTGTCTGCCCAATGGGACCAGGTCGCCGACTCGCTGGCCGCCTCGTTTCCGAAAGTGGCAGCGATGATGAACCAGGCCAAACCCGACGTCCTCGCGTTCAGCGCGTTCCCGCAGACGCACTGGCAGAAGATCTGGTCGAACAATCCGATCGAGCGACTCAACAAAGAGATCAAACGCCGCGCCGACGTCGTGGAGATCTTCCCCAACCCGGCCGCGTTCCTGCGCCTGGCCACCGCCGTGGTCATCGAGGCCCACGACGAATGGCAAGTCACCCGCCGCTACTTCTCTGACGTCTCCATGGCCGATCTCCGCCGCACGATCGCAGCCAAACAACAGTCACTTACCAACGGACAACCCGAACCCGCCACCACCGATCAACAGATCGCCTAA